In a genomic window of Halostella litorea:
- a CDS encoding DUF7529 family protein, with product MRDVDDSDETPDGIDHPGDPEELSASGGIHKDAWAQTLDDMQALAAELEEEGWDTVLTVPALDTAPEPPEDGQEGRWGLIHVVPDNHAEAIRDAVEDGEFPRFDVFRAEAEGRVFHVTQLLDPESGIAILVAANFERHQARGVVNVATDEDELYTHLQTLDGTHLGTFRHDDYGKFFPNADRLADLGDEE from the coding sequence ATGCGAGACGTAGACGACTCCGACGAGACCCCCGACGGCATCGACCATCCAGGGGATCCCGAGGAGCTGTCGGCGAGCGGCGGCATCCACAAGGACGCCTGGGCGCAGACGCTGGACGACATGCAGGCGCTCGCCGCCGAACTCGAGGAGGAGGGCTGGGACACCGTCCTGACGGTGCCGGCGCTGGACACCGCCCCGGAGCCGCCCGAGGACGGACAGGAGGGCCGCTGGGGGCTGATTCACGTCGTCCCCGACAACCACGCCGAGGCGATCCGGGACGCCGTCGAGGACGGCGAGTTCCCGCGGTTCGACGTGTTCCGCGCCGAGGCCGAGGGGCGGGTGTTCCACGTGACGCAACTGCTCGACCCGGAGTCGGGGATCGCCATTCTCGTCGCCGCGAACTTCGAGCGCCACCAGGCGAGGGGCGTGGTCAACGTGGCGACGGACGAGGACGAACTGTACACCCACCTCCAGACGCTCGACGGCACGCACCTCGGGACGTTCAGGCACGACGACTACGGGAAGTTCTTCCCGAACGCCGACCGCCTCGCCGACCTCGGCGACGAGGAGTGA
- a CDS encoding ABC transporter permease, whose amino-acid sequence MSMHTTDTDDVSLRERVKANPRPALRWLAVAALLFAVQAGAVFGALMELPPWDVLADRLFGLPVVALLEPVGAALAGVGDALAQIPTLLSRDLIPNRGHRVAGGPTFDTTVAGFRIVVWQWEGTFLGLPAAVAWAIRVAVIYLYAFVWLAWIWKGYLVFREHYRYANWTPTDDIIDRMRTHRWGQFGFVVITLFVVMAMFAPALGPTTVEENIKYPYDYETQYLDKDTGEVKTTLVGNANIGSRSRGSGDEHFGIGSYDGYDRFHPFGTLRNGKDMFTFMASGARASLFIGLVAIGISSAIAFSLALVTAFYKGAVDLGAVLVSDSIQAMPRLLVLIGAAVVLEGTWISDIYNGGFLLALLFGAWGWPGLWRAVRGPSLQVVEREWIDAAKSYGQAPHRIMRKHMAPYVVGYLLIYSSMNLGGIIIGTSALSFLGLGVTAPTPEWGRAIDMGQPYVATQSWHMSIIPGVLIVIVVTGFNALGDGIRDAIDPQSDTGSASGESAAAGGGA is encoded by the coding sequence ATGAGTATGCACACGACCGACACCGACGACGTATCGCTTCGAGAGCGGGTCAAGGCGAACCCGCGTCCGGCGCTTCGCTGGCTGGCCGTCGCCGCCCTCCTCTTTGCGGTACAGGCTGGCGCGGTGTTCGGTGCGCTGATGGAACTCCCGCCGTGGGACGTGCTCGCCGACCGGCTGTTCGGCCTCCCGGTGGTGGCGTTGCTCGAACCCGTCGGCGCGGCGCTGGCCGGGGTGGGCGACGCGCTCGCCCAGATCCCGACGCTGCTCTCCCGGGACCTGATACCGAACCGCGGGCACCGGGTGGCCGGCGGTCCGACGTTCGACACGACGGTGGCCGGCTTCCGGATCGTCGTCTGGCAGTGGGAGGGCACCTTCCTCGGCCTGCCGGCGGCCGTCGCCTGGGCGATCCGCGTCGCCGTCATCTACCTGTACGCGTTCGTCTGGCTGGCGTGGATCTGGAAGGGCTACCTCGTCTTCCGTGAACACTACCGCTACGCCAACTGGACGCCGACCGACGACATCATCGACCGGATGCGCACCCACCGCTGGGGGCAGTTCGGCTTCGTCGTCATCACGCTGTTCGTCGTGATGGCGATGTTCGCCCCGGCGCTCGGCCCGACGACGGTCGAGGAGAACATCAAGTACCCGTACGACTACGAGACCCAGTACCTCGACAAGGACACCGGCGAGGTGAAGACGACGCTCGTCGGCAACGCCAACATCGGGTCGCGGTCCCGCGGAAGCGGGGACGAACACTTCGGGATCGGGAGCTACGACGGCTACGACCGCTTCCATCCGTTCGGGACATTACGTAACGGAAAAGATATGTTCACGTTCATGGCGTCCGGGGCGAGAGCGTCGCTGTTCATCGGCCTGGTCGCCATCGGTATCTCCTCGGCCATCGCGTTCTCGCTCGCGCTCGTGACCGCCTTCTACAAGGGGGCGGTCGACCTCGGCGCGGTGCTGGTGAGCGACTCCATACAGGCGATGCCGCGGCTGCTGGTCCTCATCGGGGCCGCAGTGGTCCTGGAGGGGACGTGGATAAGCGACATATACAACGGGGGGTTCCTCTTGGCCCTCCTGTTCGGGGCCTGGGGGTGGCCCGGGCTGTGGCGCGCGGTCCGTGGCCCGTCGCTCCAGGTCGTCGAGCGCGAGTGGATCGACGCCGCCAAGAGCTACGGGCAGGCGCCACACCGGATCATGCGCAAGCACATGGCCCCGTACGTGGTCGGCTACCTGCTCATCTACTCGTCGATGAACCTCGGCGGGATCATCATCGGCACGTCCGCGCTGTCGTTCCTCGGCCTCGGCGTCACCGCGCCGACGCCCGAGTGGGGCCGCGCGATAGACATGGGCCAGCCCTACGTCGCGACCCAGTCCTGGCACATGTCGATCATCCCGGGGGTCCTGATCGTCATCGTGGTCACCGGGTTCAACGCGCTCGGTGACGGCATCCGCGACGCGATCGACCCGCAGAGCGACACGGGCAGTGCGAGCGGCGAGAGCGCCGCCGCCGGGGGTGGCGCATGA
- a CDS encoding ABC transporter permease — protein MSRWSYLGKRLVLSIPVILFGMTVTFIAIRMGPIDPVSAAFGQNPSPEDMQRMREALGLNQPLWQQYIDFIWNMAQFDFGQSWVLRSGRDVKTLIWARAPRTIWMGFWAILIPLFIGIPLGFYAGMNPNTGGDYVASFGGIVWRAMPNFWLAVLLMVGLSRSEDILFGFDWKTFLVNTPVVIGTGEFQTALNGLKAGQIEPIQWAKATKQILPAAVVLGSASMGNEMRIGRTAMLETKNSNYVEMARAKGVSGRVLVWKHMFRNALIPLVPVITAEANLLLGGSVLVETVMAINGIGQLFFRALTQGDMPVAGALMFIFILLLVFINIMQDLLYTIVDPRVGYEGE, from the coding sequence ATGAGTCGCTGGTCCTACCTCGGGAAACGACTGGTCCTGTCGATCCCCGTGATCCTGTTCGGGATGACGGTGACGTTCATCGCGATCCGGATGGGGCCGATCGACCCCGTGTCCGCGGCGTTCGGGCAGAACCCCTCCCCCGAAGACATGCAGCGGATGCGCGAGGCGCTCGGCCTGAACCAGCCGCTCTGGCAACAATACATCGACTTCATATGGAACATGGCCCAATTCGACTTCGGCCAGTCCTGGGTGTTGCGGTCCGGTCGAGACGTCAAAACCCTGATCTGGGCCCGTGCACCGCGGACGATCTGGATGGGCTTCTGGGCGATCCTGATCCCGCTTTTCATCGGGATCCCGCTTGGCTTCTACGCCGGCATGAACCCCAACACCGGCGGCGACTACGTCGCCTCCTTCGGCGGCATCGTCTGGCGGGCGATGCCGAACTTCTGGCTGGCCGTCCTGCTGATGGTCGGCCTCTCCCGCTCCGAGGACATCCTCTTCGGGTTCGACTGGAAAACGTTCCTCGTCAACACGCCCGTCGTCATCGGGACGGGCGAGTTCCAGACAGCCCTGAACGGGCTGAAGGCGGGGCAGATAGAGCCGATTCAGTGGGCGAAAGCGACGAAACAGATACTGCCGGCCGCCGTCGTCCTCGGCTCGGCGTCGATGGGCAACGAGATGCGGATCGGGCGGACGGCGATGCTCGAGACGAAAAACTCCAACTACGTGGAGATGGCGAGGGCAAAGGGCGTCTCCGGGCGCGTGCTCGTCTGGAAGCACATGTTCCGGAACGCGCTGATCCCCCTCGTTCCGGTCATCACCGCCGAGGCAAACCTGCTGCTCGGCGGGTCCGTCCTCGTCGAGACGGTGATGGCGATAAACGGCATCGGTCAGCTGTTCTTCCGGGCGCTCACGCAGGGCGACATGCCCGTCGCCGGGGCGTTGATGTTCATCTTCATCCTGCTGCTCGTATTTATCAACATCATGCAAGACCTCCTGTACACCATCGTCGACCCACGGGTCGGCTACGAGGGTGAGTAA
- a CDS encoding ABC transporter substrate-binding protein, with protein sequence MTDNDTTRRRFLQATGGAATAVALAGCSGGGDDGSDDETEETFTTEEATETDTPEQTQSDKTYRLVNSSMTTLDPVASTDEASSIVIHCLYDGLTNYVNGTTATENLLAESMEVNDDVTEITFTLRDDISFTGDYGDVTASDVVYSFNRLAESGNSRRSSFILGFLGVEHETDSDGNYVAGSLGVEADGDRTVVISLSQPFHAIPELLAYDSFNVVPEGIVGDIEGYDGDMDYETFAQEEPVGAGPFTLDTWSSGNEAEVAARPIDEYHGPGPYVSAVHWQIIEDSNALHTYTVINENADHPGIPNAKYDESKVSIEGRDNAGRKYGTYGPLENDRTVPYYQVPEIGVFYVGFNHDTVEKPVRQAIAYVINQQQFTDEIYNGPAVTAANFTPPAIYPGGQTAYNSHAEEYPYGLDETNIGQAQQIMEDAGYGDDNPYELTFTRYAGSDFWTDVSSTLRDQLASAHIQLNLEESEFSTLTQRGRDGNLDMYTLGWIMDYPAPDNFLQLLNPPMTDTSLSAPASYVNWDPESEGGSQAVEAWEQVQNNPAPEAGQEARNEAYVQMEEANWEDVALLPIYHNIAEHMRYSWVKKPRVGGAGSSSQKKSRVRIEDRD encoded by the coding sequence ATGACAGATAATGACACTACCCGCCGTCGGTTCCTGCAGGCCACTGGCGGGGCTGCAACGGCCGTCGCGCTCGCCGGTTGTTCCGGTGGCGGCGACGACGGATCGGACGACGAGACCGAAGAAACGTTCACCACGGAAGAAGCGACGGAGACGGATACGCCGGAACAGACCCAGAGCGACAAGACGTACAGGCTCGTAAACTCCTCGATGACGACGCTCGACCCCGTCGCCTCGACCGACGAGGCGTCGAGCATCGTCATTCACTGCCTGTACGACGGGCTGACGAACTACGTCAACGGGACGACGGCGACGGAGAACCTGCTCGCCGAGAGCATGGAGGTCAACGACGACGTGACCGAGATCACGTTCACCCTCCGGGACGATATCTCGTTCACCGGCGACTACGGTGACGTGACGGCGTCGGACGTCGTCTACTCGTTCAACCGACTGGCCGAGTCCGGCAACTCCCGCCGTTCCAGTTTCATTCTGGGCTTCCTCGGCGTCGAGCACGAGACCGACAGCGACGGCAACTACGTCGCGGGCTCGCTGGGCGTCGAGGCCGATGGCGACCGGACCGTCGTCATCTCGCTCTCGCAGCCGTTCCACGCGATCCCGGAACTGCTCGCGTACGACTCCTTCAACGTGGTTCCGGAAGGTATCGTCGGCGACATCGAGGGGTACGACGGCGACATGGACTACGAGACGTTCGCCCAGGAGGAGCCGGTCGGAGCCGGTCCGTTCACGCTCGACACCTGGAGTTCGGGTAACGAGGCCGAGGTCGCCGCGCGTCCCATCGACGAGTACCACGGCCCCGGTCCGTACGTGTCGGCCGTCCACTGGCAGATCATCGAGGACTCCAACGCGCTCCACACCTACACGGTGATCAACGAGAACGCCGACCACCCCGGTATCCCCAACGCGAAGTACGACGAGAGCAAGGTTTCCATCGAGGGTCGCGACAACGCCGGCCGGAAGTACGGGACGTACGGTCCGCTCGAGAACGACCGGACGGTGCCGTACTACCAGGTGCCGGAGATCGGCGTCTTCTACGTCGGCTTCAACCACGACACGGTCGAGAAGCCGGTCCGGCAGGCGATCGCCTACGTCATCAACCAGCAGCAGTTCACCGACGAAATCTACAACGGTCCGGCGGTCACCGCCGCCAACTTCACGCCGCCGGCGATCTATCCGGGCGGCCAGACCGCGTACAACTCCCACGCCGAGGAGTACCCCTACGGGCTCGACGAGACCAACATCGGCCAGGCGCAGCAGATCATGGAGGACGCCGGCTACGGCGACGACAACCCCTACGAGCTCACCTTCACCCGGTACGCGGGGAGCGACTTCTGGACGGACGTGTCCAGCACCCTCCGCGACCAGCTCGCGTCGGCGCACATCCAGCTGAACCTCGAGGAGTCCGAGTTCTCGACGCTCACCCAGCGCGGTCGGGACGGCAACCTCGACATGTACACGCTCGGGTGGATCATGGACTACCCCGCCCCGGACAACTTCCTGCAGCTGCTGAACCCGCCGATGACCGACACGTCGCTGTCGGCGCCGGCCAGCTACGTCAACTGGGACCCCGAGAGCGAGGGCGGCTCGCAGGCGGTCGAGGCCTGGGAACAGGTCCAGAACAACCCGGCCCCCGAAGCGGGACAGGAAGCGCGTAACGAGGCGTACGTCCAGATGGAGGAAGCCAACTGGGAGGACGTCGCCCTGCTTCCGATCTACCACAACATCGCGGAGCACATGCGGTACAGCTGGGTCAAGAAGCCGCGCGTCGGCGGCGCCGGCAGCTCCAGCCAGAAGAAGTCCAGAGTCCGCATCGAAGACCGCGACTAA
- a CDS encoding CBS domain-containing protein, producing the protein MNVADAMTPRSEVVTVEIPGNRDDALEYLQERSFSSVPVVKTSADGEEFRGLVSRESLIERPDEDQLALLMDDEVPTTTQDTSLEEVSRLMVTEGERRIPVVDGHLEGIVTVTDVIRAMAEEDVDGDSEVGELASRDINSVWAETPLPVAEREIYYANVPYAVVLDDEGSMTGVITEVDILEVARVVEGEAGTGDSIADQDDDWAWEGIKAVGNRYLPTRNVEIPSSPVREFMTGDVVTVTSRKTARETAQLMITNDVEQIPLVSGDDLAGIVRDVDLLEALYE; encoded by the coding sequence ATGAACGTCGCTGACGCGATGACTCCCCGCTCGGAGGTCGTTACCGTCGAGATTCCGGGGAACCGCGACGACGCGCTGGAGTACCTGCAGGAACGGTCGTTCTCGTCCGTTCCGGTCGTGAAGACGAGCGCCGACGGCGAGGAGTTCCGCGGGCTCGTCTCCCGCGAGTCGCTCATCGAACGCCCGGACGAGGACCAGCTGGCCCTCCTGATGGACGACGAGGTGCCCACGACGACCCAGGACACCAGCCTGGAGGAAGTGAGCCGGCTGATGGTGACCGAGGGCGAGCGGCGCATCCCGGTCGTCGACGGCCACCTGGAGGGTATCGTCACGGTCACCGACGTGATCCGCGCGATGGCCGAGGAGGACGTCGACGGCGACAGCGAGGTCGGCGAACTCGCCTCCCGGGACATCAACAGCGTCTGGGCGGAGACGCCGCTGCCGGTCGCGGAGCGGGAGATATACTACGCGAACGTCCCGTACGCGGTCGTGCTCGACGACGAGGGCTCGATGACCGGCGTCATCACCGAGGTCGACATCCTGGAGGTCGCCCGGGTCGTCGAGGGCGAGGCCGGGACGGGCGACAGCATCGCCGACCAGGACGACGACTGGGCGTGGGAGGGGATCAAGGCGGTGGGCAACCGCTACCTGCCGACCCGGAACGTCGAGATCCCGTCCAGCCCCGTCCGGGAGTTCATGACGGGCGACGTGGTGACGGTCACGTCCCGGAAGACCGCGCGCGAGACCGCACAGCTGATGATCACCAACGACGTCGAGCAGATCCCGCTCGTCAGCGGCGACGACCTGGCGGGCATCGTGCGCGACGTCGACCTCCTGGAGGCGCTGTATGAGTGA
- a CDS encoding DUF7555 family protein, which produces MSARGSPLWLRRGVDGVVYAVALAAATFALGVAVSFGVGYGLVGVKYWLFFAGWILLGYGTLKLRPRKAWKDPPDEGVDDQGPTESRFEYATRKAVPGGLAVAAVDRWSAGARLFLGSLFVLAASMALEFAFGVGG; this is translated from the coding sequence ATGAGCGCCCGCGGCTCCCCCCTCTGGCTCCGGCGTGGCGTCGACGGCGTCGTGTACGCCGTCGCGCTGGCCGCGGCCACGTTCGCGCTCGGCGTCGCCGTCTCGTTCGGGGTCGGCTACGGGCTGGTCGGGGTGAAATACTGGCTGTTTTTCGCCGGCTGGATCCTGCTCGGCTACGGGACGCTCAAGCTCCGGCCGCGGAAGGCCTGGAAGGATCCCCCTGACGAGGGGGTCGACGACCAGGGGCCGACCGAGTCGCGGTTCGAGTACGCGACCCGGAAGGCAGTTCCGGGGGGCCTCGCCGTCGCCGCCGTCGACCGCTGGTCGGCCGGCGCGCGGTTGTTCCTCGGGAGCCTGTTCGTGCTCGCGGCCTCGATGGCCCTGGAGTTCGCGTTCGGCGTCGGCGGGTAG
- the glyS gene encoding glycine--tRNA ligase: MSEDVSERVVELAKRRGFFFQSSGAYGGVSGFYTYGPQGASLKENVEDAWRDRFAVKEGHMEIDAPTVMPEPVFEASGHLDGFDDMLVECPECGESHRADHLIEDNTDIEEAESVPLSEVEDLIAEHDLTCPNCGTELAGEPVEDFNLMFETNIGPGTSQPGYLRPETAQGIFVEFPRLKEYARNQLPFGVTQVGRAYRNEISPRNSIIRVREFTQAELEHFIDPEEDEPPLERVEDVEVRLYPADEQEADDGDYVETTVGEAVDEGIVASDWVAYYLGVGQRWYDRVGVDMDRFRFRQHLSGERAHYAADCWDAEAEIDGDRFELTGFAYRSDYDLSKHGAHSDEEFTLFKQYDEPKRVERATVDPDMSYLGPEFGGAAGDVAAALERKAERDRAAFDGDEVTVEVDGEEYAVPVGKTGFAVEEVTESGEHITPHVVEPSFGVDRVVYTVVAHAYREDEVDGEERSYLELDPEVAPTDVGVFPLMDKDGMDDRARDIAADLRETGLEVTYDDSGAIGRRYRRQDEVGTPFCVTVDYETVEADDAGTVTVRERDTTQQVRVPVDELAGTLTELRDGDRTFDELAAAADAD, from the coding sequence ATGAGTGAGGACGTAAGCGAACGCGTCGTCGAACTCGCGAAGCGTCGGGGCTTTTTCTTTCAGTCCAGCGGCGCGTACGGCGGCGTCTCCGGCTTCTACACGTACGGGCCCCAGGGCGCGTCGCTGAAGGAGAACGTCGAGGACGCCTGGCGCGACCGCTTCGCGGTCAAGGAGGGCCACATGGAGATAGACGCCCCGACCGTGATGCCCGAGCCGGTGTTCGAGGCGTCGGGCCACCTCGACGGCTTCGACGACATGCTCGTCGAGTGCCCGGAGTGTGGCGAGAGCCACCGGGCCGACCACCTCATCGAGGACAACACCGACATCGAGGAGGCCGAGAGCGTCCCGCTCTCGGAGGTCGAGGACCTCATCGCCGAGCACGACCTGACCTGCCCGAACTGCGGGACCGAACTGGCCGGCGAGCCGGTCGAGGACTTCAACCTGATGTTCGAGACGAACATCGGGCCCGGAACCAGCCAGCCCGGCTACCTCCGCCCGGAGACCGCCCAGGGCATCTTCGTGGAGTTCCCGCGGCTGAAGGAGTACGCCCGCAACCAGCTCCCGTTCGGCGTCACGCAGGTCGGCCGGGCGTACCGCAACGAGATCAGCCCGCGCAACTCGATCATCCGCGTCCGGGAGTTCACGCAGGCCGAACTGGAACACTTCATCGACCCCGAGGAGGACGAGCCGCCCCTGGAGCGGGTCGAGGACGTCGAGGTGCGGCTGTACCCCGCCGACGAGCAGGAGGCCGACGACGGCGACTACGTCGAGACGACCGTCGGCGAGGCCGTCGACGAGGGGATCGTCGCGAGCGACTGGGTCGCCTACTACCTCGGCGTCGGCCAGCGGTGGTACGACCGCGTCGGCGTCGACATGGACCGGTTCCGGTTCCGCCAGCACCTCTCGGGCGAGCGCGCCCACTACGCCGCGGACTGCTGGGACGCCGAGGCCGAGATCGACGGCGACCGGTTCGAACTGACCGGCTTCGCCTACCGGAGCGACTACGACCTCTCGAAGCACGGCGCCCACTCCGACGAGGAGTTCACCCTGTTCAAGCAGTACGACGAGCCGAAACGCGTCGAGCGCGCGACCGTCGACCCCGACATGAGCTACCTCGGGCCGGAGTTCGGCGGTGCGGCCGGCGACGTGGCCGCGGCGCTGGAGCGAAAGGCGGAGCGCGACCGGGCGGCGTTCGACGGCGACGAGGTGACCGTCGAGGTCGACGGCGAGGAGTACGCGGTGCCGGTCGGGAAGACCGGCTTCGCCGTCGAGGAGGTCACGGAGTCGGGCGAGCACATCACGCCCCACGTCGTCGAGCCGTCCTTCGGCGTCGACCGCGTCGTCTACACGGTGGTCGCCCACGCCTACCGCGAGGACGAGGTCGACGGCGAGGAGCGTAGCTACCTCGAACTCGACCCCGAGGTCGCGCCGACGGACGTGGGCGTCTTCCCGCTGATGGACAAGGACGGGATGGACGACCGCGCCCGGGACATCGCCGCCGACCTCCGCGAGACGGGTCTCGAAGTCACGTACGACGACTCCGGCGCGATCGGGCGGCGCTACCGCCGGCAGGACGAGGTCGGCACGCCGTTTTGCGTCACCGTCGACTACGAGACGGTTGAGGCCGACGACGCGGGGACGGTGACCGTCCGCGAGCGCGACACCACCCAGCAGGTCCGCGTCCCGGTCGACGAACTCGCCGGGACGCTGACCGAACTGCGCGACGGCGACCGGACGTTCGACGAACTGGCCGCGGCCGCCGACGCCGACTGA
- a CDS encoding ABC transporter ATP-binding protein, which yields MSKQAYGDQKAATGEQRSDDPLVEVNDLKTYYGREGGLFDAKPVKAVDGVSFSIEQGETLGVVGESGCGKTTLGRTLIQLETATAGEVTYAGTDITTLDGKELKQWRRNVQMVFQDPDSSLNNRMTVGEIIREPLDVHDWPTFEVGVQGVDPDEVTVEGDIVRHVAEAEYEDSDLVVTPEAEIVSLRESAVVDSSEVTVTTREGEDGLTVEVTVSKSRAQLRRRRVRNLLETVGLQEEHYFRYPHQFSGGQQQRVGIARALALEPDFVVLDEPVSALDASVQAKILNLLEDLQEEFGLTYLFIAHDLSVVRHICDRVAVMYLGNIMEIGEAEELFDEPGNPYTHSLLSAIPEPDPTNDKDRITLRGTPPSPRDPPQGCPFSTRCPMKIRPEEYRDLDDEVWTAIEVFREVLRERARAERTTVERVKEFLDMDTRFESIDEITDELFGDLDVPESVRTHVSEAASKVADGDERAAQEYLAEQFGSVCDAEYPEPHEVSASGRRSRCHRHEPEYTEPGDLEQGLGD from the coding sequence ATGAGTAAACAAGCGTACGGCGACCAGAAGGCGGCGACGGGCGAGCAACGGTCCGACGACCCGCTCGTCGAGGTGAACGACCTGAAGACGTACTACGGCCGCGAGGGCGGGCTGTTCGACGCGAAGCCCGTCAAGGCCGTCGACGGCGTCTCCTTCTCGATCGAGCAGGGGGAGACGCTGGGCGTCGTCGGCGAGAGCGGCTGCGGGAAGACGACGCTCGGCCGCACACTGATCCAGCTCGAAACCGCGACCGCCGGCGAGGTGACGTACGCGGGCACCGACATCACGACGCTGGACGGCAAGGAGCTCAAGCAGTGGCGGCGGAACGTCCAGATGGTGTTCCAGGACCCCGACTCCAGCCTCAACAACCGGATGACGGTCGGGGAGATCATCCGCGAGCCGCTCGACGTCCACGACTGGCCGACGTTCGAGGTCGGCGTCCAGGGCGTCGACCCCGACGAGGTGACCGTCGAGGGCGATATCGTCCGCCACGTCGCGGAGGCGGAGTACGAGGACAGCGACCTCGTCGTCACGCCCGAGGCCGAGATTGTCTCCCTCCGGGAGAGCGCGGTCGTCGACAGCTCCGAGGTCACCGTCACGACGAGGGAGGGCGAGGACGGGCTCACCGTCGAGGTGACCGTCTCGAAGTCGCGCGCGCAGCTCCGGCGACGCAGGGTGCGAAACCTGCTCGAAACCGTCGGGCTCCAGGAGGAGCATTACTTCCGCTACCCCCACCAGTTCTCCGGCGGGCAGCAACAGCGCGTCGGCATCGCCCGCGCGCTGGCGCTGGAACCCGACTTCGTCGTGCTCGACGAGCCGGTGTCGGCGCTGGACGCCTCCGTGCAGGCGAAGATCCTCAACCTGCTGGAGGACCTCCAGGAGGAGTTCGGCCTCACCTACCTCTTCATCGCTCACGACCTCTCGGTCGTCCGGCACATCTGTGACCGCGTCGCCGTGATGTACCTCGGCAACATCATGGAGATAGGCGAGGCCGAGGAGCTGTTCGACGAGCCGGGGAACCCGTACACCCACTCCCTGCTGTCGGCGATCCCCGAACCGGACCCGACGAACGACAAGGACCGGATCACCCTCCGTGGGACGCCGCCGAGCCCGCGGGACCCGCCCCAGGGCTGTCCGTTCTCCACGCGGTGTCCGATGAAGATCCGACCCGAGGAGTACCGGGACCTCGACGACGAGGTGTGGACGGCCATCGAAGTGTTCCGCGAGGTGCTCCGCGAGCGCGCCCGCGCCGAGCGGACCACCGTCGAGCGGGTCAAGGAGTTCCTCGACATGGACACCCGCTTCGAGAGCATCGACGAGATCACCGACGAACTGTTCGGCGACCTCGACGTGCCCGAGTCGGTCCGGACCCACGTCAGCGAGGCCGCCTCGAAGGTCGCGGACGGCGACGAGCGGGCCGCCCAGGAGTACCTGGCCGAGCAGTTCGGCAGCGTCTGTGACGCGGAGTACCCCGAACCCCACGAGGTGAGCGCGAGCGGGCGACGGAGCCGGTGTCACCGCCACGAGCCCGAGTACACCGAGCCGGGCGACCTGGAGCAGGGACTCGGCGACTGA
- a CDS encoding ABC transporter ATP-binding protein has protein sequence MSQTVRESGRDASYPLLAVDDLQTAFFTDKETIRAVDGISFDIDRGETVGIVGESGSGKSVTARSIMGLVDQPGRILEGSSIKYSKAETVERFARKYPNRTVEVDRGEEIPADADGFIALADAEGSGSDVTVESGYVDLARAPDEAVHDIRGGDIAMVFQDPLSSLNPVYTVGNQIKESLRLHQDLRGQEATEEAAELLEAVGIPDANRRLKEYPHQFSGGMRQRAVIATALACDPDLLICDEPTTALDVTIQAQILDLLKELQVERDIGIMFITHDMGVIAEISDRVNVMYAGEVVEKAPVEEMFENPRHPYTEGLLNSIPGRNPDADRLTTIEGDVPTPNEPAADCRFAPRCPKVFDECTKVHPEHVSVGRDSEHHTAACLLYPEDVSRAEAVDEHERLGDDPEVTTDE, from the coding sequence ATGAGCCAGACCGTCCGCGAGAGCGGCCGGGACGCGTCGTACCCGCTGCTCGCGGTCGACGACCTCCAGACCGCGTTCTTCACCGACAAGGAGACGATCCGTGCCGTCGACGGCATCTCGTTCGACATCGACCGCGGCGAGACCGTCGGCATCGTCGGGGAGAGCGGGTCCGGCAAGAGCGTCACGGCCCGCTCCATCATGGGGCTGGTCGACCAGCCCGGTCGGATCCTGGAGGGAAGCAGCATCAAGTACAGCAAGGCCGAGACCGTCGAGCGGTTCGCACGGAAGTACCCGAACCGGACGGTCGAGGTCGACCGGGGCGAGGAGATCCCGGCCGACGCGGACGGGTTCATCGCGCTGGCCGACGCGGAGGGCAGCGGGAGCGACGTGACCGTCGAGTCCGGGTACGTCGACCTCGCGCGTGCGCCCGACGAGGCGGTCCACGACATCCGCGGCGGCGACATCGCGATGGTGTTCCAGGACCCGCTGTCGAGCCTCAACCCGGTGTACACGGTCGGCAACCAGATCAAGGAGTCGCTGCGGCTCCACCAGGACCTCCGCGGGCAGGAGGCCACCGAGGAGGCCGCCGAACTGCTGGAGGCGGTCGGTATCCCCGACGCCAACCGGCGGCTCAAGGAGTACCCCCACCAGTTCTCCGGCGGGATGCGCCAGCGCGCCGTGATCGCGACGGCGCTGGCCTGCGACCCCGACCTCCTGATCTGCGACGAGCCGACGACGGCGCTGGACGTGACGATCCAGGCCCAGATCCTCGACCTGCTGAAGGAACTCCAGGTCGAGCGCGACATCGGGATCATGTTCATCACGCACGACATGGGCGTGATCGCCGAGATTTCCGACCGCGTGAACGTCATGTACGCCGGCGAGGTCGTCGAGAAGGCCCCCGTCGAGGAGATGTTCGAGAACCCGCGACACCCTTACACCGAGGGGCTGTTGAACTCGATCCCCGGCCGGAACCCCGACGCGGACCGGCTGACGACGATCGAGGGGGACGTCCCGACGCCCAACGAACCGGCCGCGGACTGCCGGTTCGCGCCGCGGTGTCCGAAGGTGTTCGACGAGTGTACGAAGGTCCACCCGGAGCACGTCTCGGTCGGCCGGGACTCGGAGCACCACACCGCCGCCTGCCTGCTGTACCCCGAAGACGTGAGCAGGGCGGAGGCGGTCGACGAACACGAGCGCCTCGGCGACGACCCGGAGGTGACCACGGATGAGTAA